A genomic stretch from Microplitis mediator isolate UGA2020A chromosome 10, iyMicMedi2.1, whole genome shotgun sequence includes:
- the LOC130676199 gene encoding uncharacterized protein LOC130676199: MGRDSRKVSRELRSSEKINKSRSVKRKNVFNPKTAERDESIQSTSSKKLKQNTEDDVPEDSSTEFRIINFIQVFTAISALIKCKKCDGNVVFQTASTRGLGFKIVVACNNCGNEYIPSCSFVGHSYEINRRFIFVMRILGIGYEGLCKFCGLMDMPSFLDKSTHTILLKQILNCSKAVAETFMTKAVNEEKQAMPTTENEDINHLTVSGDGTWQKRGYTSSFGVSSIIGYFTGKILDINIKSAYCKLCEYWKKKTNTVEFEEWYQSHEDVCSANHQGSSGKMEVDAMVEMFSYSETKYGVKYANYIGDGDSKTYSGIIKSDPYENTTVNKKECIGHVQKRMGSRLRTLKSKQKGLGGRGKLTGKLIDKLTVYYGLAIRRHCDSIENMKSAIMATFYHYGSSDEKPNHDMCPKGEESWCSYQRAEARGELDTFSHDYSPLPSDVLKAIKPIYEDLSNENLLSRCVGGFNQNNNESFNQLVWKICPKTVNTSFTIVQIAAYVAMCIFNEGINSLLVLMNTLGLNCGPNSHRYAERMDAARIKVADKRANDNTREGRLQRRHQQIDILEAAMSAEELLYGPGIDDSV, from the exons atgggacgtgattctagaaaggtttcaagagaacttcggagttctgaaaaaattaataagtcgcgttcagtcaaaagaaagaatgtttttaatccgaaaacagccgaacgtgatgaaagtattcagagtacatcttctaaaaaattaaaacaaaacactgaagatgatgtacctgaagacagcagtactgaatttcgaataataaattttattcaggtattcactgcaatttctgctcttataaaatgtaaaaaatgtgatggaaatgtagtgtttcaaacagcaagtacacgtgggctgggattcaaaattgtagttgcatgtaataactgtggaaatgaatatattccttcctgttctttcgttgggcattcttatgaaataaacagacgtttcatttttgtaatgagaatactaggaataggatacgaaggattgtgcaagttttgcggcctgatggacatgccgtcttttttagataaatctacgcatacaattttactgaaacagattttgaattgtagtaaagccgtcgcagaaaccttcatgacgaaagctgtgaatgaagaaaagcaagcaatgccaacaactgaaaatgaagatataaatcatctaactgtatcgggagatggaacctggcaaaaacggggatatacatcgtcatttggagtttcttctataattggctattttactggaaagattcttgacataaacattaaaagtgcatattgtaagctatgtgagtattggaaaaaaaaaacaaatactgttgagttcgaggaatggtatcaatcgcatgaagatgtgtgttctgctaatcatcaagggtcttctgggaaaatggaggtggatgcgatggtcgaaatgttttcgtattctgaaactaaatatggagttaagtatgccaactatattggtgatggtgactccaagacctattcaggaattataaaatcagatccttacgaaaatacaactgtaaataaaaaggaatgtatagggcatgtccaaaagcggatggggagtcgattacgtacgctgaagagtaaacaaaaaggtcttggtggtcgaggtaagctcacaggaaaattaatagacaaactaactgtgtactatggtttagcaatacgccggcattgtgattctattgaaaatatgaaatctgctataatggcaaccttttatcactacggctcgagtgatgaaaaaccgaatcatgatatgtgtccaaaaggcgaagaatcttggtgctcttaccagcgcgctgaagcaagaggagagcttgataccttttctcacgattattctcctttaccttctgatgttttaaaagctatcaagcctatatacgaagatcttagtaatgaaaatttactttcaagatgtgtaggtggattcaatcagaataataatgaaagctttaaccaactagtatggaaaatatgcccaaaaacggtaaatactagttttactatcgtacaaatagctgcatacgttgctatgtgtatatttaatgagggtataaattcattattagtcttgatgaatacactaggacttaattgtgggcctaattctcatcggtatgcagaaagaatggatgctgcacgtatcaaagtagcagataagcgcgctaatgataacacccgagaaggtcgattgcaacgtaggcaccagcaaatcgatattttggaagctgctatgtcggctgaagagctattatatggtccaggaatagatgactcagt atga